The DNA segment GGGCGGCGGCCTGTTGGCGCTTGGGGCGGTAAATTTTGAAATACCAGCCAGCCCCGCCGCCGACGGCCATCACGGCCAGCACCAGCAGAAGCGGCCCGGCCCCGGCCTTTTTCTCCGGCTCCGGGTCGGGTTCCGGTGTGGGTTCCGGGTCAGGCTCCGGCTCCGGGGCAGGGGTCACTGTGGCGGCCCCCTCGGTATTCTCCGCCAGGGCCATCAGGTCGGCCACGGTGACGGCGTTCAGAAAGTACACATTTTCCGTGCTTTTCTGCCTGTCGATCACCAGATAGAACACAGCCTCGTCCGCCGTGGTAATGGTGAAAAACTCCTTGCCCTCGTCATCGGTGGCGTTGTCCAGCACCGTCCCCTGGCCGTCCGGGGTCAGGGAGTTCGGCTCCGGGGAGGGTTCCGGCTCCGCCGGATCATAGCCCCCGGTGGTTTCCCCGCCGTCCGCATAGGCATAGGCGGGTACGGCAAAGCCGCACATCAGAACGGCGGCGCACAGGGCCGCCGCCAGCACACGCCCCTTTTTCATTCCGCCACCCCGCTTTCCTCCGGCCCGGACTTCTGGCCACCCTGGCCAGAAGCGCCCCGGAGCTTCTGGAGCAGGAGGGGCAGATCGGCCAGGGGGACGCTCATGCCCCGCACGATGTCCACGATCTCCTCATTCTCCGCCTCCCGGTGCTTCTGTTCCAGTTCCTTCAACCGGGCCTGCTGTTCGCTGATCTTGGCCTTGACCTTGTCGATCTCCGCCTGGATTTTTGCGCTTTTGCTCGTTGCCATTGATAACCTCCATTCATGTCATGGTAAACGCCCGTAGGCGTAAAGGTGGGATTGCCAGTAGTTGCTGTTCAGGTTGGAATATTGGACGGGATCTCCACAGTGGAGCATCCAGCCATCCCCCACATACAGCCCACAATGGCTGACCCCCGGCGTATCGTAAGTGCCCACAAAGAATACCAGATCGCCGGGCCGGGGTGAGCTGGTGGGGGTGCAGTAGTTGTAAAGGCCCTGCGCTCCCAGCCGCCCCACGTCCCAGCCGCATTGATTGAGCACCCAGGAAAGGTAGCCGGAGCAGTCAAAGGAGGTGGACGGACTGGAACCGCCCCACACATAGGGGTAGCCGATGTATTTCTCCGCCTCGGCCAGCAGGGCCGCAAAGGCTTCATCTTCCAGATACGCCTCCGGCACCTCATGGCCGGCGGGCCGGTTGGTGATGTACTTGCCGATATAGCCGGACGCGGGGAAAAGGTCGGGCCTGTTCCCCAGGGTAGCCATAAAGAGGGCGTACCGGGAGAGCTGATCCCCGCCCATGATGTAGACGGGCAAATGGGACAGGTTCTCATCTTTCAGGGTGACATAGCAGATATAGTAATTGTAGGGCACCTGCACCGTGTAGGAGTTGCCCTCGCTGTCGGTGCGGTGCTCCGTGCGATACCGCACCTCCACCACCACATCCTCGGTGAGAATGTACTGGCGGTCAAAGAGCATTTGCAGGGTGCCCTGCACCTCGTCCACCGTCCACGCCCCCTCATGGATCGCGCAGAGGGTGGAGATCAGCACATAGGGGTCATGCCCGATGTCCGCAAGGTCAAAGTGGTACTCGTCATAGTCGTGGGTGCTTTCATAGCTGTCCAGGTAGTCCTGAAGCTCCGCCTCCAGGGCGCAGTAGTCGGCCTCAGCCCCCAGCATATCCGCGTCCTCACATGGATAGGTGCTGGCCGCCACGCCGCCCACAGTCCCGTTGCCCACCGTCACCAGGGAGGACATACAGGACTGCATCACCACCAGGAGCAGGACACTGGCGGTCAGGAACAAGACCCCCACGGGATGCCGCCGGACAAAGCCGGACACAGCCCTGCCGCCGCTGGCCGCCGTTTTCCCGGCGGACTTGGCACTCTGCTTGGCGGCCTCCCGCGCCTGTTTCTGGTACTGCCGTTTCAGCTTGTGCTTGTGCCATTGGCGGGAGAGGGCGTTTTTCATGGCCTCCGGGTGCTCCTGGGCCAGCTTGCGGCTCTGATAGTCGGCCTGGGCCTTGATGTAGCGGGACTCGGCGCGGGCGGCGGCCCTGGCCGGATGGGTGCGGACGCGCTTCTTGACAAAGCGGACAGTC comes from the Eubacteriaceae bacterium Marseille-Q4139 genome and includes:
- a CDS encoding DUF4366 domain-containing protein, producing MKKGRVLAAALCAAVLMCGFAVPAYAYADGGETTGGYDPAEPEPSPEPNSLTPDGQGTVLDNATDDEGKEFFTITTADEAVFYLVIDRQKSTENVYFLNAVTVADLMALAENTEGAATVTPAPEPEPDPEPTPEPDPEPEKKAGAGPLLLVLAVMAVGGGAGWYFKIYRPKRQQAAAPEEDYDEAAYDGPEDYEDNPPWDEDGEELEE
- a CDS encoding DUF4315 family protein, whose product is MATSKSAKIQAEIDKVKAKISEQQARLKELEQKHREAENEEIVDIVRGMSVPLADLPLLLQKLRGASGQGGQKSGPEESGVAE
- a CDS encoding C40 family peptidase gives rise to the protein MSGKTNDPAGDASGHTGQRSEKSKFRQESNQERVNRSKLRMEKRWDKLEAARGKLANQEPPKRPGPVKRVGRVAGQGVHGFVHGKLYEVEQENVGTEGAHRSELAGEVVGGKTVRFVKKRVRTHPARAAARAESRYIKAQADYQSRKLAQEHPEAMKNALSRQWHKHKLKRQYQKQAREAAKQSAKSAGKTAASGGRAVSGFVRRHPVGVLFLTASVLLLVVMQSCMSSLVTVGNGTVGGVAASTYPCEDADMLGAEADYCALEAELQDYLDSYESTHDYDEYHFDLADIGHDPYVLISTLCAIHEGAWTVDEVQGTLQMLFDRQYILTEDVVVEVRYRTEHRTDSEGNSYTVQVPYNYYICYVTLKDENLSHLPVYIMGGDQLSRYALFMATLGNRPDLFPASGYIGKYITNRPAGHEVPEAYLEDEAFAALLAEAEKYIGYPYVWGGSSPSTSFDCSGYLSWVLNQCGWDVGRLGAQGLYNYCTPTSSPRPGDLVFFVGTYDTPGVSHCGLYVGDGWMLHCGDPVQYSNLNSNYWQSHLYAYGRLP